Proteins encoded by one window of Arachis ipaensis cultivar K30076 chromosome B04, Araip1.1, whole genome shotgun sequence:
- the LOC107638577 gene encoding adenylate isopentenyltransferase 5, chloroplastic — translation MIISVSGSSACKQVQEPLVSFQKGFTNMLYNRNNNNKDKVVVILGATGTGKTKLAIDLANHFPPAEIVNSDKMQVYKGLDITTNKVTPQEARGVPHHLLGTLHPNANFTALDFCRQATSAVDSIVARDALPIIAGGSNSYLDALINHHSTFRLRYECCFLWVDVSIPILHASLRSRVDRMIEAGQVEEVRKFFEPLADYERGIRRAIGVPEFNEFLRAEALGADEETKKMLLDIAIARIKVNNCTLANRQIQKIQRLHNTWKRTMHRLDATQVFLNRNCSDHHQSQNSWEEHVLAKSLRILHKFLYEDNNKHLLVPSGINVSSSSPPVAMAAVAAAATH, via the exons ATGATTATCTCGGTATCTGGCTCCTCAGCTTGCAAACAAGTACAAGAGCCTCTAGTAAGTTTCCAAAAGGGATTTACAAACATGTTATATAATCGGAACAATAATAATAAGGATAAGGTGGTGGTGATATTGGGGGCCACCGGAACCGGAAAGACCAAGTTGGCCATAGACCTTGCCAACCACTTCCCACCGGCTGAGATTGTTAACTCCGACAAAATGCAAGTCTACAAGGGCCTTGACATCACCACTAATAAGGTAACTCCTCAAGAGGCTCGTGGGGTCCCACATCATCTACTTGGCACACTTCACCCCAATGCCAACTTCACCGCCCTTGATTTTTGCCGCCAAGCCACCTCCGCCGTCGATTCCATCGTTGCCCGAGATGCCCTCCCCATCATCGCCGGTGGCTCCAATTCCTATCTTGATGCTCTCATCAACCACCACTCCACCTTTAG ATTAAGGTATGAGTGTTGCTTCCTATGGGTGGATGTTTCAATCCCCATACTGCATGCGTCGCTTCGATCACGCGTGGATCGCATGATCGAAGCGGGACAAGTGGAGGAAGTGCGGAAATTCTTCGAGCCATTGGCAGATTACGAGAGGGGAATAAGAAGGGCGATAGGGGTGCCAGAGTTCAACGAGTTTCTAAGAGCAGAGGCCTTAGGAGCAGATGAAGAGACAAAGAAGATGCTCTTAGACATAGCCATTGCAAGAATCAAGGTCAACAACTGCACCCTCGCCAATCGCCAAATCCAGAAGATTCAACGACTCCACAACACGTGGAAGAGGACCATGCATCGCCTTGACGCCACGCAGGTTTTCTTGAACCGTAATTGCTCTGATCATCACCAATCTCAAAATTCCTGGGAGGAACATGTTCTTGCCAAGAGCCTTAGGATTCTTCACAAATTCCTCTACGAAGATAACAATAAACATCTTCTTGTTCCTTCCGGAATTAatgtttcttcttcttcgccgCCGGTGGCAATGGCTGCCGTGGCGGCAGCTGCCACGCATTAG